A genomic segment from Nitrospira sp. encodes:
- a CDS encoding T6SS component TssB (ImpB/VipA) translates to MAGGKEGSVAPEERVNIVFKPATEGAQEEKELPLKMLFLGDFTLRQDATPLEDRKKIRIDKNNFDDVMRSQQLELSMTVPNRLSGKEGEDLPVTIRINGLKDFSPDSVAEQVPELKKLLELRAALQSLKGPLGNVPGFKKKIESLLSDAATRRRLLQELGAGEP, encoded by the coding sequence ATGGCTGGTGGAAAAGAAGGGTCCGTGGCACCGGAGGAGCGAGTCAATATCGTCTTCAAACCTGCGACCGAGGGGGCTCAGGAAGAAAAGGAACTTCCGCTGAAGATGTTGTTCCTGGGCGACTTCACGTTGAGGCAAGACGCGACACCGCTGGAGGACAGAAAGAAGATCCGGATCGATAAGAACAACTTCGATGACGTCATGCGGAGTCAGCAGCTTGAGCTGTCGATGACGGTCCCGAACAGGCTGTCCGGCAAAGAAGGCGAGGACCTTCCCGTCACCATCCGCATCAACGGCTTGAAGGATTTCAGTCCCGACTCCGTCGCGGAGCAGGTTCCGGAGCTCAAAAAGCTGCTGGAGCTACGGGCGGCGTTGCAGTCTTTGAAGGGACCGCTCGGGAACGTCCCGGGCTTCAAGAAAAAGATCGAGAGTCTGCTCAGTGACGCCGCAACACGCCGGCGCCTGCTTCAAGAACTGGGCGCCGGAGAACCATGA